A window of Ranitomeya variabilis isolate aRanVar5 chromosome 2, aRanVar5.hap1, whole genome shotgun sequence contains these coding sequences:
- the ATG4B gene encoding cysteine protease ATG4B isoform X2 — translation MMDAATLTYDTLRFADTPEFPDTAEPVWILGKKYSALTEKEELLNDVTSRLWFTYRRNFPAIGGTGPTSDTGWGCMLRCGQMIFAQSLICRHIGRDWRWDKKGPTGAYLSILTAFLDKKDSYYSIHQIAQMGVGEGKYIGQWYGPNTVAQVLRKLAAFDQWSSMAVHIAMDNTVVTDEIRRLCRLGSCDSGPLCNGHDGASNSHRMWRPLVLLIPLRLGLSEINGAYIETLKHCFMLPQSLGVIGGRPNSAHYFIGYVGDELIYLDPHTTQLAVEPTDGSYIADDSFHCQHPPCRMHVSEIDPSIAVGFFCSSEDDFDDWCQRIRKISLTGGSLPMFEVVDQLPLHLSNPDVLNLTPDSSDADRLDRFFDSEDEEFEILSF, via the exons CAACACTTACCTATGACACTCTGCGGTTTGCTGACACCCCGGAGTTTCCTGACACTGCAGAGCCCGTTTGGATTTTGGGGAAAAAGTACAGTGCATTAACAG AAAAAGAGGAGCTTCTGAATGATGTCACCTCCAGACTGTGGTTTACCTACCGACGGAACTTCCCAGCAATAG gtggaactgGTCCAACGTCCGACACTGGCTGGGGCTGCATGCTGCGATGTGGGCAGATGATTTTTGCTCAGTCTTTGATCTGTAGGCATATAGGACGAG atTGGAGATGGGACAAGAAAGGACCGACGGGAGCGTACCTCAGTATCCTGACTGCTTTCCTAGACAAGAAGGACAGTTATTACTCCATACATCAGATTG CCCAAATGGGAGTTGGTGAAGGGAAATACATTGGCCAGTGGTATGGTCCAAACACTGTAGCCCAGGTGCTGAG GAAGCTAGCCGCTTTTGATCAGTGGAGCTCGATGGCTGTTCACATAGCTATGGATAATACTGTTGTGACAGATGAGATAA GGCGATTGTGTCGACTGGGAAGCTGTGACTCTGGGCCGCTGTGCAATGGTCACGATGGAGCTTCTAATTCACACAGGATGTGGAGACCTCTAGTATTACTCATACCTCTGCGACTAGGACTAAGCGAAATCAACGGAGCGTACATCGAAACCCTGAAG CACTGCTTTATGCTGCCACAGTCATTAGGCGTTATTGGTGGTCGGCCAAATAGTGCTCATTACTTCATAGGATATGTTG GAGATGAACTCATTTATCTAGATCCTCACACCACGCAACTAGCTGTGGAGCCCACTGATGGTAGTTATATAGCAGATGACAGCTTCCACTGCCAGCATCCTCCATGCCGGATGCATGTATCAGAGATTGACCCTTCCATTGCTGTG GGATTCTTTTGCAGTTCTGAAGACGATTTTGATGACTGGTGCCAGCGCATTAGAAAG ATATCACTTACTGGGGGATCTCTGCCTATGTTTGAAGTGGTTGACCAGCTGCCGCTCCATCTATCAAACCCTGATGTGCTCAACCTCACTCCAG
- the ATG4B gene encoding cysteine protease ATG4B isoform X3, translated as MLRCGQMIFAQSLICRHIGRDWRWDKKGPTGAYLSILTAFLDKKDSYYSIHQIAQMGVGEGKYIGQWYGPNTVAQVLRKLAAFDQWSSMAVHIAMDNTVVTDEIRRLCRLGSCDSGPLCNGHDGASNSHRMWRPLVLLIPLRLGLSEINGAYIETLKHCFMLPQSLGVIGGRPNSAHYFIGYVGDELIYLDPHTTQLAVEPTDGSYIADDSFHCQHPPCRMHVSEIDPSIAVGFFCSSEDDFDDWCQRIRKISLTGGSLPMFEVVDQLPLHLSNPDVLNLTPDSSDADRLDRFFDSEDEEFEILSF; from the exons ATGCTGCGATGTGGGCAGATGATTTTTGCTCAGTCTTTGATCTGTAGGCATATAGGACGAG atTGGAGATGGGACAAGAAAGGACCGACGGGAGCGTACCTCAGTATCCTGACTGCTTTCCTAGACAAGAAGGACAGTTATTACTCCATACATCAGATTG CCCAAATGGGAGTTGGTGAAGGGAAATACATTGGCCAGTGGTATGGTCCAAACACTGTAGCCCAGGTGCTGAG GAAGCTAGCCGCTTTTGATCAGTGGAGCTCGATGGCTGTTCACATAGCTATGGATAATACTGTTGTGACAGATGAGATAA GGCGATTGTGTCGACTGGGAAGCTGTGACTCTGGGCCGCTGTGCAATGGTCACGATGGAGCTTCTAATTCACACAGGATGTGGAGACCTCTAGTATTACTCATACCTCTGCGACTAGGACTAAGCGAAATCAACGGAGCGTACATCGAAACCCTGAAG CACTGCTTTATGCTGCCACAGTCATTAGGCGTTATTGGTGGTCGGCCAAATAGTGCTCATTACTTCATAGGATATGTTG GAGATGAACTCATTTATCTAGATCCTCACACCACGCAACTAGCTGTGGAGCCCACTGATGGTAGTTATATAGCAGATGACAGCTTCCACTGCCAGCATCCTCCATGCCGGATGCATGTATCAGAGATTGACCCTTCCATTGCTGTG GGATTCTTTTGCAGTTCTGAAGACGATTTTGATGACTGGTGCCAGCGCATTAGAAAG ATATCACTTACTGGGGGATCTCTGCCTATGTTTGAAGTGGTTGACCAGCTGCCGCTCCATCTATCAAACCCTGATGTGCTCAACCTCACTCCAG